In Hymenobacter gelipurpurascens, one DNA window encodes the following:
- a CDS encoding glutathione peroxidase, which translates to MPSFRQKLMKFLYPLIMRLSKSSSKGKVLKNENQAAAPVPFYDLASQLNSGKQLKFEELRGKKVLLVNTASNCGFTNQYEELQQLSEQFADQLVVLGFPANDFAEQEKDDDKTIEQFCQVNFGVSFPLMKKSVVVKQGEQNPVYKWLSNARQNGWNEQAPDWNFSKYLISEDGRLTHYFGPAVSPLSETVTSTIKAPQA; encoded by the coding sequence ATGCCCTCATTCCGCCAGAAACTGATGAAGTTCCTTTACCCGCTTATCATGCGGCTGTCCAAATCCAGCAGCAAGGGGAAGGTGCTGAAGAACGAGAATCAGGCCGCCGCGCCCGTACCGTTCTATGACCTTGCCAGCCAGCTAAATTCGGGTAAGCAACTGAAGTTTGAGGAATTGCGCGGCAAGAAAGTGCTGCTGGTGAATACGGCCTCCAACTGCGGCTTCACCAACCAGTACGAGGAACTGCAACAGCTTTCGGAGCAGTTTGCCGATCAGTTGGTGGTGCTGGGCTTTCCGGCCAATGATTTCGCGGAGCAGGAAAAGGACGACGACAAAACCATCGAGCAGTTCTGCCAGGTCAACTTTGGCGTATCGTTTCCGCTGATGAAAAAGAGCGTAGTGGTGAAACAGGGCGAGCAAAACCCGGTGTATAAGTGGCTCAGCAATGCCCGCCAGAATGGCTGGAATGAGCAGGCGCCCGACTGGAATTTCTCGAAGTATCTCATCAGTGAGGATGGCCGCCTGACGCACTACTTTGGCCCCGCCGTTTCTCCGCTCAGCGAGACGGTTACCAGCACCATCAAAGCTCCTCAGGCTTAG
- a CDS encoding aspartate kinase — MKILKFGGTSVGSAQRMREVAELIHAPHLQRRIVVLSAMSGTTNALVEIAGLLHVGNVTGATANLGALRQRYHAVAQELLPEPAVAAEAIEHLDQRFQAILDLASEPYSAAAERVILAQGELLSTLLMHRYVTRILGRPAVLLSALDFMRLDADDEPDAAYIREHLAATLAPYAAEQLFITQGYICRNIQGEIDNLKRGGSDYSASLIGAAADAEEIQIWTDIDGLHNNDPRIVKGTYPIRELSFDEAAELAYFGAKILHPSSVLPARQHGIPVRLLNTMQPEAPGTLISAKTGAEAIKAVAAKDGITAINVKSSRMLLAHGFLRTIFEVFERYRTSIDMITTSEVAVSLTIDDATRLPLILEELQRFANVEVDENQTIICLVGNLEQDAHGAANRAFAALKDIAVRMISYGGSPNNISILVHTNDKVRALQALNAGLFQR; from the coding sequence ATGAAGATTTTAAAGTTTGGCGGCACGTCCGTCGGGTCAGCGCAGCGGATGCGCGAAGTAGCCGAACTGATACACGCGCCCCATTTGCAGCGGCGTATCGTGGTGCTGTCGGCCATGTCGGGCACTACCAACGCGCTGGTGGAAATAGCGGGCCTGCTGCACGTGGGCAACGTGACGGGCGCTACCGCCAACCTCGGAGCCCTGCGCCAGCGCTACCACGCCGTAGCCCAGGAGCTGCTGCCCGAGCCCGCCGTGGCCGCCGAAGCCATCGAGCACCTCGACCAGCGCTTTCAGGCCATCCTCGACCTGGCTTCGGAACCCTACTCAGCTGCGGCCGAGCGGGTAATTCTGGCCCAGGGTGAGCTGCTGAGCACGCTGCTGATGCACCGCTACGTGACGCGCATCCTCGGCCGCCCCGCCGTGCTGCTGTCCGCGCTGGACTTCATGCGCCTCGATGCCGACGACGAGCCGGACGCGGCCTACATCCGGGAGCATCTGGCCGCTACGCTGGCGCCGTACGCGGCGGAGCAGCTGTTCATCACGCAGGGCTATATCTGCCGGAACATCCAGGGTGAGATTGATAACCTCAAGCGCGGCGGCTCCGACTACTCTGCCTCGCTGATTGGTGCTGCTGCCGACGCTGAGGAAATCCAAATCTGGACCGACATCGATGGCCTACACAACAACGACCCACGCATCGTGAAGGGCACCTACCCTATTCGGGAGCTGTCGTTTGATGAGGCGGCCGAGCTGGCCTACTTCGGCGCGAAGATTCTGCACCCTAGCTCGGTACTGCCGGCCCGCCAGCACGGCATTCCGGTGCGCCTGCTCAACACCATGCAGCCTGAAGCACCCGGCACCCTGATTTCGGCCAAAACGGGCGCCGAAGCCATCAAGGCGGTGGCGGCGAAAGACGGCATTACGGCCATTAACGTGAAGTCGAGCCGCATGCTGCTGGCCCATGGTTTCCTGCGCACCATCTTCGAGGTGTTTGAGCGCTACCGCACCTCTATCGACATGATTACGACCTCGGAGGTAGCCGTGTCCCTGACTATCGACGACGCGACGCGCCTGCCCCTAATTCTGGAGGAGCTGCAGCGCTTCGCCAACGTGGAAGTAGATGAGAACCAGACCATCATTTGTTTGGTTGGCAACCTGGAGCAGGATGCTCACGGCGCGGCAAACCGGGCCTTTGCGGCTCTCAAGGACATTGCGGTGCGCATGATCAGCTACGGCGGCTCGCCTAACAACATCAGTATTTTGGTGCACACCAACGATAAAGTACGCGCCTTGCAGGCGCTGAACGCCGGTTTGTTCCAGCGGTAA
- the lysA gene encoding diaminopimelate decarboxylase: protein MPFQLPAELVSQPTPFYYYDLTLLDQTLGALTAAARPGNFQVHYALKANSNLPILQRIQQAGLGADCVSGGEVQRALEAGFAPGHVVFAGVGKSDAEINRALAADIFCFNAESVPELQVLNELAAAQGRVARVALRINPNVDAHTHAYITTGLEANKFGISLSDLAGVVDGLDSLPNVELIGLHAHIGSQITELHVFANLSRKLNELQAWLEGRGHQLPHLNVGGGLGIDYEQPDLNPIPDFKAYFGMFEQHLVRRPGQQVHVELGRAVVAQAGTLLSRVLYVKESQQTRFAILDAGMTELIRPALYGSHHHIENISSQLPALAYDVVGPICESSDTFAKAVQLAETRRGDLVAIRSAGAYGEVMSSSYNLREKAEALYR from the coding sequence ATGCCTTTTCAACTTCCGGCCGAACTCGTTTCGCAGCCGACCCCTTTTTACTACTACGACCTCACGCTGCTGGACCAGACGCTGGGGGCGCTTACCGCAGCGGCTCGGCCTGGCAACTTTCAGGTGCATTATGCGCTCAAGGCCAACTCCAACCTGCCCATACTGCAGCGTATTCAGCAGGCGGGCCTGGGCGCCGACTGCGTGAGTGGCGGCGAAGTGCAGCGCGCCCTGGAGGCGGGCTTTGCACCCGGCCATGTGGTATTTGCGGGCGTGGGTAAATCCGACGCGGAAATCAATCGGGCATTGGCCGCCGATATTTTCTGCTTCAATGCGGAATCGGTGCCGGAGCTGCAGGTGCTGAACGAGCTGGCCGCCGCCCAAGGCCGCGTGGCGCGGGTGGCGCTGCGCATCAACCCCAATGTGGATGCTCATACGCACGCCTACATCACGACTGGCCTAGAGGCTAACAAGTTCGGTATCAGTCTTTCCGACCTGGCTGGCGTGGTAGATGGCCTAGACAGCCTCCCCAACGTGGAGTTGATTGGCCTGCACGCGCACATCGGCTCTCAGATTACGGAGCTGCACGTTTTCGCCAACCTCAGCCGCAAGCTCAACGAGCTCCAGGCCTGGCTGGAAGGCCGCGGCCATCAGCTTCCGCACCTGAATGTGGGTGGTGGCCTAGGCATCGATTACGAACAGCCCGACCTCAACCCGATTCCGGATTTCAAGGCCTACTTCGGCATGTTTGAGCAGCATCTGGTGCGGCGCCCCGGCCAGCAGGTGCACGTGGAGCTGGGCCGCGCCGTGGTAGCGCAAGCGGGTACGCTCCTGAGCCGCGTGCTCTACGTGAAAGAAAGCCAGCAGACGCGCTTTGCCATCCTGGACGCGGGCATGACGGAGCTGATCCGGCCGGCGCTCTACGGCAGCCACCACCACATCGAGAACATCAGCAGCCAGCTCCCGGCACTGGCCTACGACGTGGTAGGCCCCATCTGCGAGTCGTCGGATACGTTTGCCAAAGCGGTGCAGCTCGCCGAAACTCGCCGCGGCGACCTGGTGGCTATCCGCTCCGCCGGGGCGTATGGGGAGGTCATGTCATCGAGCTACAACCTGCGCGAGAAAGCCGAAGCGCTGTACCGGTGA
- a CDS encoding ArnT family glycosyltransferase — protein MTSRRWLWLFLLVLGAAFLLQLGSWGPLESSEARYSEIGREMLKGRDWLHPRLLGIQHFHKPPLTYWLTAAGLGLFGENTLGVRLLPVLAVLLQVVIMYGLGLLLFQHDRARALAAAVIYGTLPVILISALNVTTDAYLATLELAAAYGILRYYHQGGPRWLYLFWIGLGLAFLTKGPVGFILPLMVMLGFYVKQGQAKRPLTVHHWLGFALFVLVGLSWYLYLMAEDPAFVRYFLYEHTVERFANAATFNRAKPWWFYLVLAPATSLPWAVALIVRAIQTPWASVPRQWRNVLIFWVLVPLLFFSLSKSKLLLYVLPIFPGVVLLTVYYLGRCTEAALHRWYVSILAFYGLLLGLLCMLPVFSAVFPLGLEVRPYTAAYPAAGVVVMVLLLTLWTQVRIAPRLLVATVLFTVTLLLTAKPIMQQNELAFNGSRPLAQFIRDKNLQSRQVLVYNELLPSLAFELVQLPVSLNDGNSSLNRETQFEPNNSWHKYLLYLDDPKQEPLLGSLLLQQPVMLVKGDIKPERQWMLRYFKQQQKLGKWTVLW, from the coding sequence ATGACTTCCCGCCGCTGGCTCTGGCTGTTTCTGCTGGTGCTGGGAGCCGCGTTTTTGTTGCAGCTGGGGTCGTGGGGGCCATTGGAGAGCAGCGAAGCACGCTACTCCGAAATCGGGCGGGAGATGCTCAAGGGCCGCGACTGGCTGCACCCGCGCCTGCTCGGGATTCAGCACTTTCATAAGCCTCCGCTCACGTACTGGCTCACGGCTGCTGGCCTGGGCCTGTTCGGGGAGAACACGCTGGGCGTGCGCCTGCTGCCGGTGCTGGCAGTGCTGCTGCAAGTGGTAATCATGTATGGCCTGGGCCTCTTGCTGTTTCAGCACGACCGTGCCCGGGCGCTGGCCGCGGCTGTCATCTACGGCACCCTGCCCGTCATCCTGATTTCCGCCCTCAACGTCACGACCGACGCCTACCTGGCTACGCTGGAACTGGCTGCGGCCTATGGCATTCTGCGCTACTACCACCAGGGCGGCCCGCGGTGGCTGTACCTGTTCTGGATAGGCCTAGGGCTGGCGTTCCTGACCAAAGGCCCCGTGGGCTTTATTCTGCCCCTGATGGTGATGCTGGGCTTCTACGTGAAGCAAGGCCAGGCCAAGCGCCCCCTCACGGTGCACCATTGGCTGGGGTTTGCGCTGTTTGTGCTGGTGGGCCTGAGCTGGTATCTATACCTGATGGCCGAAGATCCGGCCTTCGTGCGCTACTTCCTCTACGAACATACCGTGGAGCGCTTCGCTAATGCCGCCACTTTCAACCGGGCTAAGCCGTGGTGGTTCTATCTGGTGCTGGCTCCCGCTACCAGCCTGCCGTGGGCCGTGGCGCTCATTGTGCGCGCTATCCAGACGCCCTGGGCCTCGGTGCCGCGACAGTGGCGCAACGTGCTCATTTTCTGGGTACTGGTGCCGCTGCTATTCTTCTCGCTTTCCAAGTCGAAGCTGCTGCTTTACGTGCTGCCCATTTTCCCAGGCGTAGTGCTGCTCACGGTGTACTACCTGGGCCGTTGCACGGAGGCCGCCCTGCACCGTTGGTACGTAAGTATTCTGGCGTTTTATGGTTTGCTGCTAGGCCTGCTCTGCATGTTGCCGGTCTTTAGCGCGGTGTTTCCGCTGGGGCTGGAAGTGCGGCCCTATACGGCGGCGTACCCGGCGGCGGGCGTGGTGGTCATGGTGCTGCTACTCACGCTCTGGACCCAGGTACGCATTGCGCCGCGCCTGTTGGTGGCTACGGTCCTGTTTACCGTCACGCTGCTGCTCACGGCCAAACCCATTATGCAGCAGAATGAGCTGGCTTTCAACGGCAGCCGCCCCCTGGCGCAATTTATCCGGGACAAAAATCTGCAGAGCCGGCAGGTGCTGGTGTATAATGAGCTGCTGCCGTCCCTGGCTTTCGAGCTAGTCCAGTTGCCGGTATCTCTTAATGATGGCAACTCAAGCCTCAACCGCGAAACCCAGTTCGAGCCCAACAATTCCTGGCACAAATACCTACTCTACCTCGACGACCCCAAACAGGAACCCCTACTTGGGAGTTTGCTGCTGCAACAGCCGGTAATGCTGGTAAAAGGCGACATAAAGCCCGAGCGCCAATGGATGCTGCGCTATTTCAAGCAGCAGCAAAAGCTGGGCAAGTGGACGGTGCTGTGGTAG
- a CDS encoding SDR family oxidoreductase: protein MKILLTGANGYIGQRLLPLLVEAGHEVVCLVRDPRRFELPERLRSQITIAQGDLLQPESLQELPLDIEVAYYLVHSMSGHDKNFFESEQQSARHFTEYIDRTTARQIIYLSGIANDASLSTHLRSRRSVERVLDEAAHAALTVLRASIIIGSGSASFEIIRDLVEKLPVMVTPRWLNSRCQPIGIRDIMYYLTHVLDNPACLGQSFDVGGPDVLTYRDMLLQLAKARGYRRYIITVPVLTPRLSSWWLYLVTSTTFSLAQSLVESLRNDTVVDPKRSIREVLPHECMGYQAAVELAFQRIEQNEVVSSWSDALSSGVMPRNYMDHIQIPQHGLLQDRQTLRFSRDPKEVLQNVWSIGGDRGWYKVDWLWRIRGLMDKLVGGVGLRRGRRSPNKLRAGDPLDFWRVLVADKASRRLLLYAEMKLPGEAWLQFRILDNEDGSHTLEQLAAFRPKGLAGRLYWYSLVPFHFVIFKGMIENIVQYGQKSPAQLPQHGTQPQAQPAAS from the coding sequence ATGAAGATCTTACTTACGGGAGCGAATGGCTACATCGGCCAGCGTCTGTTGCCTCTGCTGGTGGAGGCCGGCCATGAGGTGGTATGCCTGGTCCGTGACCCCCGCCGCTTCGAGCTGCCAGAGCGCCTGCGCAGCCAGATCACCATAGCGCAGGGCGACTTGCTGCAACCGGAGAGCCTGCAGGAGCTGCCCCTGGATATTGAGGTGGCCTACTACCTGGTGCACTCCATGAGTGGGCACGACAAAAACTTCTTCGAGTCGGAGCAGCAGTCGGCGCGCCATTTCACGGAATACATTGACCGCACCACGGCCCGCCAGATTATCTACCTCTCCGGCATTGCCAACGATGCCTCCCTGAGTACCCACCTCCGCTCCCGCCGCTCCGTGGAGCGCGTACTGGATGAGGCGGCGCACGCCGCCCTCACGGTGTTGCGCGCCAGCATTATCATTGGGTCGGGCTCGGCGTCGTTTGAGATTATCCGGGACTTGGTGGAGAAGCTGCCCGTGATGGTGACGCCGCGCTGGCTGAACTCGCGTTGTCAGCCCATCGGCATCCGGGATATCATGTACTACCTCACCCACGTGCTCGACAACCCGGCGTGCCTAGGCCAGTCGTTTGACGTGGGCGGGCCCGATGTGCTCACGTACCGCGACATGCTGCTGCAGCTGGCCAAGGCGCGCGGCTACCGGCGCTACATCATCACGGTGCCTGTACTTACGCCGCGTCTATCGTCGTGGTGGCTGTATCTGGTCACGAGCACAACGTTTTCCCTGGCACAAAGTCTGGTGGAAAGTCTGCGCAATGACACCGTAGTGGACCCCAAACGCAGTATCCGTGAGGTGCTGCCCCACGAGTGCATGGGCTACCAGGCTGCCGTGGAGCTGGCTTTCCAGCGCATCGAGCAAAACGAAGTGGTGAGCAGCTGGAGCGACGCCCTCAGCAGCGGTGTCATGCCCCGCAACTACATGGACCACATCCAGATTCCACAGCATGGCTTACTCCAGGACCGCCAGACGCTACGCTTCTCCCGCGACCCCAAAGAGGTACTGCAAAACGTCTGGAGCATCGGCGGCGACCGGGGCTGGTACAAGGTAGATTGGCTGTGGCGCATCAGGGGGTTGATGGATAAGCTGGTGGGCGGTGTAGGCCTGCGCCGGGGGCGCCGCTCCCCCAACAAGCTCCGCGCCGGCGACCCGCTCGATTTCTGGCGCGTCCTCGTAGCCGATAAAGCCAGCCGTCGCCTACTGCTCTACGCCGAAATGAAGCTTCCCGGCGAGGCGTGGCTGCAGTTCCGCATTCTTGACAATGAAGATGGCTCGCACACCCTGGAGCAGTTGGCCGCCTTCCGGCCGAAGGGCCTGGCGGGCCGCCTGTACTGGTATTCGCTGGTGCCCTTTCACTTCGTGATTTTTAAGGGCATGATTGAGAATATCGTGCAGTACGGCCAAAAATCTCCCGCTCAACTTCCGCAGCACGGCACTCAGCCCCAAGCGCAACCAGCCGCGTCCTAG
- a CDS encoding prolipoprotein diacylglyceryl transferase family protein has protein sequence MYPLLLFGAVSWAVPADAGYDFYSLFYVLAFGLNLLLLVAEGRRRGYPLRPWLVVLACTTLAFILGTKLLAFSGREWRGLLTTGYWPSTEARTVLGGALAGTLTLLALRRPFGFSWHVFDAFTLPMCAALAVQCIGCVLTGCCFGEPTAGSWGLTYPPDTLPYLVQQAQGLLPLGAARSLPVHPTQLYSLGLCVAVGLVLLLTRHRRWPGGSRRLLHLGLLLTGRFLIEFWRDPAGEQVGAALHTHGGLVLKQVQWTLLVLAPAALGLWGWLLHRPKHHNLQPEQLPTQFPARNLLAVAALLALTAWLGPLSLTLPEVVVVKTLLLTVLVLEGGALLLGAAGSAQPFRVALPLGLACTVLILSSQAPADSTTGHGREKYTTLSGSLSLGNFRREQNLGGGCNGSSPLLAYRHRYATGTLDLAVTELPGVDEDGDMHKAETTIGVRVHTGADQQTPTGDPQPYTYDADRLSFLIGLNPYVQLDRKWLGMGIGFMVGNLGYHRLYYGDKQSLLDLQTSLRFGDRQVAYAIADYNYLGYGTANPQHRFGVGTGFGGTRWQLVGGAASAKTYDVSSGQNRWSGFLEAQGRFTPQWQASTFLVLGNPHQQQVGLRLGYRFPPKTR, from the coding sequence ATGTATCCACTACTACTATTTGGCGCCGTATCCTGGGCCGTGCCGGCCGATGCTGGCTACGATTTCTATTCCTTGTTCTACGTGCTGGCGTTTGGCCTCAACCTACTGCTGTTGGTGGCGGAAGGCCGGCGACGGGGCTACCCCCTGCGGCCCTGGCTGGTAGTGCTGGCCTGCACTACGCTCGCATTTATTCTGGGCACCAAGCTTCTGGCGTTTTCCGGCCGGGAGTGGCGCGGCCTCCTGACTACCGGCTACTGGCCTAGCACGGAAGCGCGCACCGTATTGGGCGGAGCGCTGGCCGGCACGCTCACGCTGCTGGCCCTGCGGCGGCCCTTTGGGTTTAGCTGGCACGTCTTCGATGCCTTTACGCTCCCCATGTGCGCGGCCCTGGCGGTGCAGTGCATAGGCTGTGTACTCACAGGCTGCTGCTTCGGCGAGCCTACCGCAGGCAGCTGGGGCCTCACCTACCCACCCGATACACTGCCCTACTTGGTACAGCAGGCTCAGGGGTTGCTGCCGTTGGGAGCGGCCCGGTCCTTGCCCGTGCACCCCACGCAACTTTACTCGCTCGGGCTGTGCGTGGCTGTGGGGCTTGTGCTCCTCCTGACGCGCCACCGCCGGTGGCCGGGCGGTAGCCGCCGCCTCTTGCATCTAGGCCTGTTGCTGACGGGGCGCTTTCTGATTGAGTTTTGGCGCGACCCTGCTGGCGAGCAGGTTGGGGCTGCCTTGCACACGCACGGTGGGCTGGTTCTTAAGCAAGTGCAATGGACGTTGCTAGTGTTGGCTCCGGCCGCACTGGGCCTGTGGGGCTGGCTGTTGCATCGGCCCAAACACCACAACCTGCAGCCGGAGCAGCTTCCCACCCAATTCCCGGCGCGCAACCTGTTGGCCGTGGCGGCTTTGCTGGCCCTTACGGCCTGGCTGGGGCCCCTGTCCCTCACGCTCCCGGAAGTTGTCGTCGTCAAGACGTTGCTGCTGACGGTGCTCGTGCTGGAAGGTGGCGCGCTGCTGCTGGGTGCGGCGGGCTCGGCCCAACCGTTTCGCGTGGCTCTTCCTCTCGGTTTGGCCTGCACGGTACTGATACTCAGCAGCCAAGCCCCTGCCGATTCTACTACCGGCCATGGGCGCGAAAAATACACTACGCTCAGCGGCAGCCTGAGCTTGGGCAACTTCCGGCGCGAACAAAACCTTGGGGGCGGCTGCAACGGCTCCTCGCCCTTGCTGGCCTACCGCCACCGCTACGCTACCGGCACCCTCGATCTTGCCGTTACGGAGCTTCCGGGGGTTGATGAGGACGGCGACATGCACAAGGCCGAGACGACGATAGGCGTGCGGGTGCACACCGGCGCCGACCAGCAAACCCCCACCGGCGACCCACAGCCCTACACGTATGACGCCGACCGCCTCTCTTTCCTGATTGGCCTGAACCCGTATGTGCAGCTAGACCGCAAATGGCTGGGCATGGGCATCGGGTTCATGGTAGGCAACCTGGGCTACCACCGCCTGTACTACGGAGATAAGCAGAGCCTACTGGATCTGCAGACTTCCCTCCGTTTCGGCGACCGGCAGGTGGCCTACGCCATTGCCGATTACAACTACCTGGGTTACGGCACCGCCAATCCACAGCATCGGTTCGGAGTGGGTACTGGATTTGGGGGCACGCGGTGGCAGCTGGTCGGCGGGGCCGCTTCGGCCAAAACCTACGACGTTTCCAGCGGCCAGAACCGTTGGTCGGGCTTTTTGGAAGCTCAGGGGCGGTTTACACCGCAGTGGCAGGCCAGCACGTTTCTGGTGCTAGGCAACCCTCACCAACAGCAGGTGGGCTTGCGACTGGGCTATCGGTTCCCGCCGAAAACCCGCTAA